The genome window GACGATATCCACCCCATTTTTATTGGAATGGCTGCTGCCAAGGGTTACCAATGCGATTACAGACCTGATATTAGGCCTGACGAAGCCCTGCATTTATTGGGAGAATACGCCGGTTTGGTGATCCGTTCAAAGTTTTTGTTGAACCGGCAATACCTTGACGCTGGTAAAAACCTTCGCTTTATTTGCCGGGCGGGTGCGGGTATGGACAATATTGATGAAGCCTATGCCGCTGAAAAGGGGATAACGTTAATTAATGCCCCCGAGGGCAATATGGATGCAGTTGGCGAACATGCAGTTGGCCTGCTGCTGGCGCTGATGAATAATTTTAACGTGGCCGATGAACAGGTTAGGACCGGGAGCTGGCTCCGGGAAGCAAACCGCGGCTACGAGCTTAAAGGCCGTACTGTTGGCATAATAGGCTACGGTTTTATGGGTAAAAGCTTTGCAAAAAAACTGTCGGGCTTTGAGGTAAGTGTTATTGCTTATGACAAGTACAAAACGGGATTTAGCGATAAATATGCCCGCGAGGTAAGTATGGAAGAGATTGTAAAACATAGTGATGTTTTAAGCCTGCATGTTCCGCTAACTTCAGAAACCGAACGCCTGGTTAGCGAAGAGTATTTATTTCATTTCAAAAAACCCATCTTCTTCATAAACACTTCGCGCGGTAAAACGGCACAGGTAAGGGCTGTGCTAAATGCCATAAAACAAGGTAAAATTTTAGGTGCAGGCCTTGACGTACTTGAGGTTGAAAAATTCCCGGCGCTGGTGGAGCAGGAATGGTTTGATGAGCTGAAGCAATCGGGCAAAGTAATATTAACCCCCCATGTAGCCGGGTGGACTTTTGAGTCGTACCGGAAAATAAGCGAGGTGATGGGGAACAAGCTGCCTGTTAGTTTATAGCCGAAAGCGTCAGGGAGCAGGAAATAAGATTGAATAGTTATGAACGATAGCCGCTATTGCAGCCGCCCTTCGGCTGTTAACTAATCACAATGTTATCTATCAGCCGGGTGTGGCCAACTTTAGCCGCCACAAGGGCTACAATGCCAGCAGAGGCTTCATTAGCCTGGTGCAGCGTATCGGCATCGGCAATCTCAAAATAATCGAGCTCAACGCCGGGTTCGGCGTTTATCATTTGTGCTGCTTCCTTTTTTAAAGCAGGGATATTTTTTTTATCAAAATTGTTACCAAGCCAGTTCAGTGTTTTTGAAAGGACCAGTCCATGCTGCCTGTCGGCAGCTGTTAAATGGATATTTCTTGAACTCATGGCCAGGCCGTCGGCTTCGCGCATTATAGGGCACATCACCAATTTAACGGGCATATGGAGAATGGTTACCATTTTGCTGATGATCAAAAACTGCTGGTAATCCTTTTGGCCGAAGTAAGCGGTATCCGGGGTTATGATATTGAAAAACTTATTTACTACCTGCGTTACCCCCTGGTAATGGCCCGGGCGGAATTCCCCTTCCAGCAAATGCTCTGTTTCGCCAATATTTAAATGCCATTGTTCATTACCATCATACATTTCATTTACCCCGGGGCTAAACAAAATGTCGCAGTTAACCTGCTCCAGTAATTGCGTATCGGCCTCAATGGTACGCGGATATTTCTCCAGGTCGTTAGGGTCGTTAAATTGGCTGGGGTTAACAAAGATACTGCATAGGGTTACATTATTTTGCTGCTGTGCGAGCTCAATTAATGAAAGGTGTCCACGGTGCAGAGCGCCCATAGTTGGCACAAAACCAATGGTTTGGTTTAAGGCTTTTATTTGTTGCAGATATTCCTGTAAAGATTTCCTGGTAGTAAATGTTTTCAACACAAATGAAATTACGGGTTTGCGGCAAAGTTGTGTAAATGATTAATATTTACCAAAAGTTACTTGCATAATTGGTTGCCAGTTCATATAATAATGCTTATATTTGCACACTCAATTTTTTTTGACTTCTTTATATAAATTTAATACTGATATAGTGATGGGTAAATCTAAGCTTTTGTTTATAACTCACGAAATGTCTCCTTTCCTTGAACTCTCAAAAATTTCTGAAATCACACGCCAGCTACCGCAGGCTATGCAGGAAAAAGGTTACGAGATCCGTATCCTGATGCCCCGTTTCGGAAATATTAATGAGCGCAGGAACCGGTTACATGAAGTGATCCGTTTATCTGGAATGAATATTATCATTAATGATAATGACAATCCGTTAATTATTAAAGTTGCTTCTATCCCTGCTGCACGAATGCAGGTTTATTTTTTAGATAACGAAGAGTATTTCCAGCGTAAGCATGTGTTTACCGATAAAGACGGTAAATTTTATGCAGACAATGACGAGCGCATGATCTTCTTTTGCAAAGGCGCGTTGGAAACCGTTAAAAAATTAGGATGGGCGCCTGACCTTATTCATTGCCACGGCTGGATGAGCGCTTTAGTGCCTGCTTACTTAAAGACAACTTACAAGGACGATCCTACTTTCAAAAACTCAAAAGTTGTTTATTCTATTTACCAAAACGATTTTACCGAGCAGTTGGATGCCGATTTTTCTCAAAAAGCCGTTATGGGCGATATGACCGAAAAACACATTGAGGTTTACAAACCCGGCAGTAATTCTGCATTGTATGCCGGAGCTATTCATTATAGTGATGCAATAGTTTTAGCAGGCGAAAATATTGACGAGGATGTGTTAAATAATGTTAAAAACAGCAATAAATCGGTTTTAGAATTCGAATCCACCGCAGATTTCGAAAATTATTACAATTTTTACGACGAAATTGCCACTGAAGAATTGGCACATGTTGTATAAGCTTTGAGATCATATATGAAATTTTTCCGTTTAGACTTATTGACCCTGTTAATAAGTCTTTTTATTTTGAATAGTTGTAAAAACCAGGATACCGTTGGC of Mucilaginibacter xinganensis contains these proteins:
- the panC gene encoding pantoate--beta-alanine ligase gives rise to the protein MLKTFTTRKSLQEYLQQIKALNQTIGFVPTMGALHRGHLSLIELAQQQNNVTLCSIFVNPSQFNDPNDLEKYPRTIEADTQLLEQVNCDILFSPGVNEMYDGNEQWHLNIGETEHLLEGEFRPGHYQGVTQVVNKFFNIITPDTAYFGQKDYQQFLIISKMVTILHMPVKLVMCPIMREADGLAMSSRNIHLTAADRQHGLVLSKTLNWLGNNFDKKNIPALKKEAAQMINAEPGVELDYFEIADADTLHQANEASAGIVALVAAKVGHTRLIDNIVIS
- a CDS encoding NAD(P)-dependent oxidoreductase; this encodes MKNNILIVDDIHPIFIGMAAAKGYQCDYRPDIRPDEALHLLGEYAGLVIRSKFLLNRQYLDAGKNLRFICRAGAGMDNIDEAYAAEKGITLINAPEGNMDAVGEHAVGLLLALMNNFNVADEQVRTGSWLREANRGYELKGRTVGIIGYGFMGKSFAKKLSGFEVSVIAYDKYKTGFSDKYAREVSMEEIVKHSDVLSLHVPLTSETERLVSEEYLFHFKKPIFFINTSRGKTAQVRAVLNAIKQGKILGAGLDVLEVEKFPALVEQEWFDELKQSGKVILTPHVAGWTFESYRKISEVMGNKLPVSL
- a CDS encoding glycogen/starch synthase, translated to MGKSKLLFITHEMSPFLELSKISEITRQLPQAMQEKGYEIRILMPRFGNINERRNRLHEVIRLSGMNIIINDNDNPLIIKVASIPAARMQVYFLDNEEYFQRKHVFTDKDGKFYADNDERMIFFCKGALETVKKLGWAPDLIHCHGWMSALVPAYLKTTYKDDPTFKNSKVVYSIYQNDFTEQLDADFSQKAVMGDMTEKHIEVYKPGSNSALYAGAIHYSDAIVLAGENIDEDVLNNVKNSNKSVLEFESTADFENYYNFYDEIATEELAHVV